The proteins below come from a single Gehongia tenuis genomic window:
- a CDS encoding ABC transporter substrate-binding protein, with protein sequence MSKQLKRILCLVFAIAMIASLMAGCGGGDSATPSASSTGSDKDAAATPEKEKEDDSADGEVLVNLPREETLYTGGHLFSPLTTLNPVSGNCIWPVTPTAMNSELIYESLFMYNQVTAELEPLLGTEYTWVDDLTLEVKLNPDAKWNDGEAVTAEDVAYTYELAQLMSVSWSTIWTYCESIEATDENTVTYKMKADNPNPLLVERSLATDYILPKHVFEAKYEELGETDLRQWENFEPVGSGPYKMYYHDDTRVVCIRDDNYWGQAESMFGKLPAPKYYAHIIYKDNAAANTAFTAGEMDLSDVFMPQIWELWEDKNLPVQTYYKDAPYYQIATLSYLWFNTSVPGLDNIEVRRALAYSFNYPKISEVAISSYGGDLVPSLFLDEEREKYVNETEELTALRWTYDVDKANEILDGLGAEKGSDGIRVLNGTRLGPWKVECPKGWSDWTAALEVACQSAKEVGIELQTDLPEKPQWLNNQQMGDFDIMLASAAQGLDPAQPWSRCQFIMDSRVAPMGEQAFTNYNRFSNERADEIIDAIPGEKDETKLKELYTELEKIYLENIWTIPLFNRSGIWFHTNGTVWTNWQTEDNNSDIPPVPGAAGTRILYEIEPAK encoded by the coding sequence ATGAGTAAGCAACTCAAACGCATCCTGTGCCTGGTCTTTGCGATTGCCATGATCGCTTCGCTCATGGCAGGCTGCGGCGGCGGTGATTCCGCTACCCCTTCCGCTTCCAGCACTGGCTCGGACAAGGATGCCGCTGCCACCCCTGAAAAGGAAAAGGAAGACGATTCGGCCGACGGTGAGGTTCTGGTCAACTTGCCCCGTGAGGAAACCTTGTACACGGGCGGTCATTTGTTCTCACCTTTGACGACGCTCAATCCTGTTTCCGGCAACTGCATCTGGCCGGTTACGCCCACCGCCATGAACTCGGAGCTGATCTATGAATCCCTGTTCATGTACAATCAGGTAACTGCTGAGCTTGAGCCCCTGCTGGGTACTGAGTACACTTGGGTGGACGATTTAACCCTGGAGGTCAAGCTCAATCCCGATGCCAAATGGAACGACGGTGAGGCTGTAACCGCTGAGGACGTGGCCTACACCTATGAGCTGGCTCAACTCATGTCCGTGTCCTGGTCCACCATCTGGACCTACTGCGAGTCCATCGAGGCTACCGATGAGAACACCGTCACCTACAAGATGAAGGCTGACAATCCAAATCCCCTGCTTGTGGAACGTAGCCTTGCCACGGATTATATCCTGCCCAAGCATGTTTTCGAGGCCAAGTATGAGGAGCTGGGCGAAACCGATCTCCGTCAGTGGGAGAACTTCGAGCCCGTGGGATCCGGTCCCTACAAGATGTACTATCACGACGACACCCGCGTAGTATGCATTCGCGACGATAACTACTGGGGCCAGGCCGAGTCCATGTTTGGCAAACTGCCCGCCCCCAAGTACTACGCTCATATCATCTACAAGGACAATGCGGCGGCTAACACCGCTTTCACCGCTGGTGAAATGGATCTGTCCGATGTATTCATGCCCCAGATCTGGGAGCTGTGGGAGGACAAGAACCTGCCTGTGCAGACCTATTACAAGGATGCCCCCTACTATCAGATCGCTACGCTGTCCTACCTGTGGTTCAACACCAGCGTGCCTGGTCTTGATAACATCGAAGTCCGCCGTGCTCTGGCCTATTCCTTTAACTATCCCAAGATTTCTGAAGTGGCCATCAGCAGCTACGGTGGCGATCTGGTTCCTTCCCTGTTCCTCGACGAAGAGCGCGAGAAGTATGTGAATGAGACCGAGGAGCTGACCGCTCTTCGCTGGACCTACGATGTGGATAAAGCCAACGAGATCCTGGACGGCCTGGGCGCTGAGAAGGGCTCCGACGGCATCCGTGTTCTCAATGGCACCCGCCTTGGCCCCTGGAAGGTTGAATGCCCGAAGGGCTGGAGCGACTGGACCGCGGCCCTTGAGGTTGCCTGCCAGTCTGCCAAGGAAGTGGGTATTGAGCTGCAGACCGATCTGCCTGAGAAGCCTCAATGGCTGAACAACCAACAGATGGGCGACTTTGATATCATGCTCGCTTCCGCCGCTCAGGGTCTTGATCCCGCTCAGCCTTGGAGCCGCTGCCAGTTCATCATGGACTCCCGCGTAGCTCCTATGGGTGAGCAGGCCTTCACCAACTATAACCGTTTCTCCAACGAGCGCGCCGATGAAATCATTGACGCCATCCCCGGTGAAAAGGATGAAACCAAGTTGAAGGAGCTCTACACCGAGCTGGAGAAAATCTATCTGGAGAATATCTGGACCATTCCGCTGTTCAATCGTTCTGGCATCTGGTTCCATACCAATGGTACCGTGTGGACCAACTGGCAGACCGAGGACAACAACAGCGACATCCCACCAGTTCCTGGTGCTGCAGGTACGAGGATTCTCTACGAGATCGAACCTGCTAAATAA
- a CDS encoding GntR family transcriptional regulator, with product MNLNLRSPAGSKATDDLASQAYRYVKEKIISMELRPGDTLSISAIAKELNISRTPITAACQRLEYDGLLNIVPKQGVYVRALTINDARDITELRIALETYSAKRAFYAINEEDIDYLEKGYREMEASTGDIYQFMVGDIGLHRYLMCKGNNAQFLTIVDNLYDLSILLGVNTERQPARLQDILQEHRVIIDALIAKDMERFVRSIEINLLNGFGRTQSLIYP from the coding sequence TTGAACCTGAACCTCCGGTCCCCAGCCGGCTCCAAAGCTACAGATGATTTAGCCAGCCAGGCTTATCGATATGTTAAAGAAAAGATTATTTCCATGGAATTGAGACCCGGGGATACCTTGAGCATATCCGCCATTGCGAAGGAACTCAACATCAGCCGCACACCCATCACTGCTGCCTGTCAGCGGCTGGAATACGATGGACTGCTCAATATTGTTCCCAAACAAGGTGTGTATGTCCGCGCACTCACCATCAACGACGCCCGGGATATCACCGAACTTCGGATCGCCCTTGAGACCTATTCAGCTAAACGTGCCTTCTACGCCATCAATGAAGAGGATATCGACTATTTGGAAAAAGGTTATCGCGAAATGGAGGCAAGTACGGGTGATATTTATCAATTCATGGTGGGTGATATCGGTTTACATCGGTATTTAATGTGCAAGGGAAACAACGCACAGTTTCTCACCATTGTGGACAATTTGTATGATTTGTCCATCCTTTTGGGTGTAAACACGGAGCGGCAGCCTGCCCGGCTTCAGGATATCCTCCAGGAACACCGCGTCATCATTGACGCCCTGATCGCCAAGGATATGGAACGGTTTGTGCGCAGCATCGAAATCAATCTGTTGAACGGCTTCGGCCGGACCCAAAGTCTGATTTATCCATAA